Proteins from a genomic interval of Vanessa atalanta chromosome 28, ilVanAtal1.2, whole genome shotgun sequence:
- the LOC125074642 gene encoding uncharacterized protein LOC125074642, with amino-acid sequence MDSIKDTLATMTELFNTRMNEFQQDLQKNSSPVTTSSLAADFSSFKKFILSALTTLQRQVEFLTRIIDRQEMKTRRKTLLFHGVPEEKSEDVSARVTSIVAENLNLANFSSASIKSSYRLGWSSGNKPRPIAVKFRDAAVRDKVWFAKTKLKGTSFTQSEFLTKTRHIAFLAARERFGVNRCWTRDGIIFVITSNGKRYRAECLADLDEIPGSVPSEALKSPVQNIAAGPITTECKTAASRSKRVIKK; translated from the coding sequence ATGGATTCAATTAAGGACACATTAGCAACGAtgacagaattatttaatacaaggaTGAACGAATTTCAGcaggatttacaaaaaaactctTCACCAGTGACTACCAGTTCGTTGGCTGCTGATTTCAGTTCCTTCAAGAAATTCATTTTGTCAGCTTTAACTACACTGCAACGACAAGTCGAATTTCTGACTAGGATTATCGACCGTCAGGAAATGAAAACACGTCGTAAGACACTTTTATTTCACGGTGTTCCGGAGGAGAAGTCCGAGGATGTGTCGGCGCGCGTCACCAGTATTGTCGCCGAAAACTTAAACCTGGCGAATTTCTCCAGTGCCAGCATCAAATCGTCATATCGTCTTGGTTGGTCATCTGGCAACAAGCCTCGTCCCATTGCCGTTAAGTTTCGTGACGCAGCAGTGCGCGACAAGGTTTGGTTTGCCAAAACCAAATTAAAGGGAACTAGCTTCACTCAGTCGGAGTTCCTGACGAAGACACGGCACATTGCGTTCCTGGCGGCAAGAGAGCGTTTCGGTGTCAACAGGTGCTGGACGCGTGACGGGATCATATTCGTGATCACCTCGAACGGGAAGCGATATCGGGCTGAATGTTTAGCTGATCTCGACGAAATTCCGGGGTCCGTTCCATCTGAAGCGCTGAAGTCTCCCGTCCAAAACATCGCTGCCGGTCCAATAACAACTGAATGCAAGACAGCTGCATCGCGTTCGAAGCGGGTGATAAAGAAATGA
- the LOC125074608 gene encoding synaptic vesicular amine transporter, producing MGAASDGMGVWRARIAACRESRKLVLVIVAIALLLDNMLLTTVVPIIPEFLYDIRHPDAPLSVSIEDLTTPLPPPTPYCPCMNKTLVENNTQLPLNLTAEKEERHKELIHETVAVGVMFASKAIVQLLANPFVGPLTHKIGYSVPMFTGFILMFLSTLIFAFGRSYGVLFVARALQGIGSSCSSVSGMGMLAERYPDDKERGNAMGIALGGLALGVLIGPPFGGLMYEFVGKTAPFLMLSALALGDGLLQLMILQPGVVRQETEPPSLRALVTDPYILVAAGAITFANVGIAMLEPSLPIWMADTMEARRWQQGVAFLPASICYLIGTNLFGPLGHKMGRWLAACSGLVIIGICLILIPMARKLEHLIIPNAGLGFAIGMVDSSMMPELGFLVDIRHAAVYGSVYAIGDTAFCLGYAVGPAFSGALVNSIGFEWMLVIIAILNFAYAPFLLLLRSPPARDEKQSLIISEKSSVRYVSYQNEEEE from the exons tccCCATCATCCCCGAGTTCCTCTATGACATTCGCCACCCGGACGCGCCGCTCTCCGTCTCGATAGAGGACCTCACCACTCCTCTGCCACCACCGACCCCCTACTGCCCGTGCATGAACAAGACGCTCGTGGAAAACAACACAcaat TACCCTTGAACCTGACCGCTGAGAAGGAAGAACGCCACAAGGAACTGATCCACGAGACCGTAGCCGTCGGAGTGATGTTCGCGAGCAAAGCCATCGTTCAGCTACTAGCTAACCCATTTGTCGGACCTCTTACACACAA AATTGGTTACAGCGTGCCCATGTTCACCGGCTTCATCCTGATGTTCCTGTCCACGTTAA TATTCGCCTTCGGTCGATCATACGGCGTTTTATTCGTGGCGCGAGCGTTACAAGGCATCGGTTCGTCTTGTTCTTCCGTTTCCGGTATGGGAATGTTGGCTGAGAGATATCCTGATGATAAG GAACGTGGTAACGCGATGGGTATAGCATTAGGTGGTCTCGCCCTAGGAGTCTTAATCGGGCCTCCTTTTGGGGGACTCATGTACGAATTCGTCGGGAAAACTGCTCCATTCCTGATGTTGTCAGCATTAGCTCTTGGCGAtggat TGCTGCAACTCATGATCTTGCAACCTGGCGTGGTGAGACAGGAGACGGAACCACCGTCACTGCGTGCCCTGGTTACGGACCCTTACATCCTCGTTGCTGCTg GAGCGATAACATTCGCAAACGTTGGCATAGCCATGTTGGAACCAAGCTTGCCGATCTGGATGGCAGACACAATGGAAGCTAGGCGTTGGCAGCAGGGGGTTGCATTCCTGCCAGCGAGCATTTGCTATCTTATTG GAACTAATCTCTTCGGTCCGCTCGGACACAAGATGGGCCGCTGGCTTGCAGCTTGCTCTGGACTTGTCATCATTGGTATCTGCCTTATCTTG ATCCCAATGGCACGAAAATTGGAACATCTCATCATCCCCAACGCTGGTCTGGGCTTCGCTATTGGAATGGTCGACTCGTCCATGATGCCAGAGCTCGGCTTCCTTGTGGATATTCGCCATGCTGCTGTCTACGGCTCCGTGTATGCCATCGGCGACACTGCCTTCTGTTTGGGTTACGCTGTTG GTCCAGCGTTCTCAGGGGCTCTTGTGAACAGCATCGGCTTTGAATGGATGCTCGTCATAATCGCGATACTGAACTTCGCGTATGCCCCGTTCCTGTTGCTGCTGCGCTCACCACCAGCCAGGGATGAGAAACAG AGCCTAATCATTAGCGAAAAGTCATCAGTTCGCTACGTGAGTTACCAGAACGAGGAAGAAGAATAA